Proteins encoded within one genomic window of Balneolaceae bacterium:
- a CDS encoding class I tRNA ligase family protein: MLHPFTPFITEEIWQRIQDRSEEEALTISSWPEMTGETFDDSITLFKTVQAQISAIRNIQAEMNLSPKAELIIIIKPKDEKLSEKLATAEWIFKKLLAVESITFDVHAEKPEASAASVVSGSEIYIPLKGLIDLEKERERIQKEINRLEGFLKSVEKKLANEQFVENAPDAVVEKERQKKADTHSNLEKLRKQLEEFEA, encoded by the coding sequence ATGCTTCACCCATTCACACCGTTCATTACAGAAGAGATTTGGCAGAGAATCCAGGATCGGTCTGAAGAGGAAGCATTGACCATCAGTTCGTGGCCTGAAATGACCGGAGAAACCTTTGACGATTCTATCACACTCTTTAAAACCGTTCAAGCCCAAATTTCGGCCATTCGGAATATCCAGGCAGAAATGAATCTCTCGCCAAAAGCTGAGCTGATAATTATCATCAAACCAAAAGATGAGAAACTGTCTGAGAAGCTGGCTACTGCCGAATGGATCTTCAAAAAACTCCTGGCTGTAGAGTCGATCACTTTTGATGTTCATGCAGAAAAACCGGAAGCATCTGCTGCATCTGTTGTAAGCGGATCGGAAATCTATATTCCCCTAAAAGGTTTAATTGATCTTGAAAAAGAACGAGAACGCATTCAAAAAGAGATCAACCGGCTGGAAGGATTTCTTAAAAGTGTTGAGAAAAAACTGGCTAATGAGCAGTTTGTAGAAAACGCGCCGGATGCTGTAGTAGAAAAAGAGAGGCAGAAAAAGGCGGATACGCATTCGAATTTGGAGAAACTGCGAAAGCAGTTGGAGGAATTTGAGGCCTAA
- the udk gene encoding uridine kinase gives MSNSPLIIGVAGGSGSGKTTVVSNIVKSIGEDNVLLIEHDSYYRDLSHLPLEERKKQNFDHPSALETELMIRHLDALKQGYKIDIPVYDFVAHTRTDKSITASPKKIILIDGILIFSEPNLRDRMDIKIFVDTDDDVRLLRRLKRDISERGRDLDGVLHQYEKFVRPMHLEFVEPSKRYSDIIIPRGGENRVALQMVNALIKDRLSRH, from the coding sequence ATGAGTAATTCTCCGCTTATCATAGGTGTAGCCGGCGGGAGCGGTTCAGGAAAAACCACGGTTGTCAGCAATATTGTGAAGAGTATCGGTGAAGATAATGTTTTACTCATAGAACACGACTCCTACTATCGTGACCTGAGCCACCTACCGTTGGAAGAGCGCAAGAAACAGAATTTTGATCACCCATCTGCGCTCGAAACAGAACTTATGATCCGCCACCTCGATGCGCTGAAGCAAGGGTATAAAATTGATATTCCGGTATATGATTTTGTAGCCCATACAAGAACTGACAAGAGCATCACCGCATCACCCAAAAAAATTATTCTCATTGACGGTATTCTGATTTTTAGCGAGCCGAATCTAAGGGACCGTATGGATATAAAAATTTTTGTTGATACAGATGATGATGTTCGCCTTTTGCGCCGGTTGAAACGCGATATTTCTGAACGGGGCCGGGACCTTGATGGCGTTTTACATCAGTATGAAAAGTTTGTGCGGCCCATGCACCTGGAATTTGTGGAACCGAGTAAGCGCTATTCAGATATCATTATTCCAAGAGGCGGAGAAAACCGGGTAGCCTTGCAGATGGTTAATGCACTCATCAAAGACAGGTTGAGCAGGCATTAA
- a CDS encoding N-acetylmuramoyl-L-alanine amidase codes for MERTPILTILCLLGLLIAWLPEKLPAQNQLNRISVHERSDGKGYVFRYHLSEAVDSFAVSQPAPDLIQVMLYSPNLDTLDFIHPDQSPAYNHIDYHKNTEGFGFDIFLDKEMFVKTAAYPDRNSNDMLVALEYTTEDEITKITDETDFIYWHDFKERQTTEFMRGEDEATVPIRDGREFNTIVIDAGHGGHDPGSMNRRLGLQEKDIALEVAFRVGNYIKEHIPDMEVIYTREDDTFVPLDKRGLIATRAKADLFLSIHLNAVNDSRAYGSEVFFLGMHRSESALEIMKRENSVVNLEENGGQEQLSEEELLIYELANAGNIAVSERIAAMIENQFRNRAQRRSRGVKQAGLMVLWHASTPAILVELGFLSNPNEARYMNSEYGQTILASAIFRAIRNFKAEYDRSIDQASTASNE; via the coding sequence ATGGAAAGAACGCCAATTCTTACCATTCTGTGCCTCCTTGGCTTGCTTATTGCATGGCTTCCGGAAAAACTGCCGGCCCAAAATCAACTCAACAGAATTTCTGTGCATGAGCGAAGTGATGGCAAAGGTTATGTATTTCGGTATCATCTCTCAGAAGCAGTTGACTCGTTTGCTGTCTCCCAGCCGGCACCGGATCTCATCCAGGTTATGCTCTATTCTCCAAACTTAGATACTCTTGATTTTATCCATCCCGATCAATCACCGGCATATAATCATATCGACTATCATAAAAATACGGAAGGGTTTGGATTCGATATTTTTCTGGATAAAGAGATGTTTGTAAAGACTGCTGCTTATCCCGATCGTAACAGCAATGACATGTTGGTTGCGCTTGAATACACAACTGAAGATGAAATCACCAAAATTACAGATGAAACGGATTTTATCTATTGGCACGATTTTAAAGAGAGGCAAACCACAGAGTTTATGCGTGGAGAAGATGAGGCGACTGTGCCAATTCGAGACGGCAGAGAATTTAACACTATTGTGATTGATGCGGGGCACGGAGGCCATGATCCCGGATCAATGAACCGGCGGCTTGGGCTTCAAGAAAAAGATATTGCACTTGAGGTAGCATTTCGGGTTGGTAACTATATCAAAGAACACATTCCGGATATGGAGGTTATCTACACGCGCGAAGACGATACCTTTGTACCATTAGACAAACGCGGACTCATCGCAACACGGGCAAAGGCCGACCTTTTTCTGTCCATTCATTTAAATGCCGTGAATGATTCAAGGGCCTACGGCTCGGAAGTTTTCTTCCTGGGAATGCACCGAAGTGAATCGGCACTGGAGATTATGAAACGCGAAAACAGCGTGGTGAATCTTGAAGAAAATGGCGGACAAGAGCAGCTCAGCGAAGAGGAACTGTTGATATACGAACTTGCCAATGCCGGGAACATTGCAGTAAGCGAACGAATTGCAGCCATGATCGAAAATCAGTTTCGGAATCGGGCACAACGACGTTCCAGAGGGGTTAAGCAAGCCGGATTGATGGTATTATGGCATGCATCCACACCCGCCATCCTTGTTGAACTTGGGTTTCTTTCCAATCCCAATGAAGCCCGATATATGAACAGTGAATACGGCCAGACAATTTTGGCTTCAGCCATTTTTCGGGCGATCCGGAATTTCAAAGCAGAATACGACAGAAGTATTGATCAAGCCAGTACAGCCAGTAATGAGTAA
- a CDS encoding type III pantothenate kinase produces the protein MKPLYLDIGNSFVKLAERNGDDWQILFDGKINRFDELVKFLDSKKIDQKIILSSVRKDISKKLKSSLTERFIVERSTSDIPPKMIDYKTTETLGLDRFLVCLAAWKESNNEDVIVVDAGSACTVDLMTKEGVFIGGIIMPGLQIIKHSMKNRLPELPEAPDSIPQEWPGKSTIECIGWGVNGGFLMAIQGFIDQYRTITENPKIYITGGNARQILNWMGDRESLKSRKNLIWNGMEEFEKLIQS, from the coding sequence ATGAAACCACTTTATCTTGATATTGGAAACTCTTTCGTGAAACTTGCAGAGCGAAACGGGGATGACTGGCAGATACTATTTGACGGAAAAATTAACCGGTTTGATGAACTCGTTAAATTTTTAGATTCAAAAAAAATAGATCAAAAGATTATCCTCTCTTCAGTTCGGAAAGATATTTCTAAAAAGTTAAAATCTTCGTTGACTGAACGGTTTATTGTGGAGCGTAGTACCTCAGATATTCCACCGAAAATGATAGATTACAAAACTACGGAGACCCTTGGTTTGGACCGGTTTTTAGTCTGCCTGGCCGCCTGGAAAGAATCAAATAATGAAGATGTGATTGTAGTTGATGCCGGAAGCGCCTGTACTGTGGATCTAATGACAAAGGAAGGTGTGTTTATAGGCGGAATTATCATGCCCGGATTACAGATCATTAAACATTCAATGAAAAATCGTCTCCCTGAACTTCCAGAAGCACCGGACTCTATCCCTCAAGAATGGCCCGGTAAATCAACGATTGAGTGTATTGGATGGGGAGTGAATGGAGGATTCTTGATGGCTATTCAGGGATTTATTGATCAGTACAGAACCATCACAGAAAACCCAAAAATATATATAACGGGAGGAAATGCAAGGCAGATTTTGAACTGGATGGGCGATAGAGAATCTTTAAAAAGCAGAAAAAACCTGATCTGGAACGGAATGGAAGAATTTGAAAAATTAATTCAATCGTAG
- a CDS encoding acyl-CoA desaturase, producing the protein MGQVTRVTFNNKISRDFSKTVKSRVNQYFEDNNLSRHANFEMVSKTVILLTLYFGAYAMILSGQFSLGVMWFLSVVMGIGMAGIGFSISHDALHGAYSSNSTINKLLGYTFDLMGANGYIWKITHNIIHHTYTNIHGHDEDLEVAEFIRLSPHSEYKPVHRVQHILAFFAYSFATFFWVFIKDYRYFFKENLGPYENKSHPVSEWITLIVTKILYYSYTLVIPYLVLDITILQLFIGFASLHLTAGLILGIIFQLAHVVEETDHPEPNEENMIDEHWAIHEMVTTNNFARDNKLLSWYIGGLNFQIEHHLFPKVCSIHYPEISKIVEKTANEFDIPYNHHETFREAVASHYRTLKKFGDPNFEYSHART; encoded by the coding sequence ATGGGTCAAGTTACAAGAGTAACATTTAATAATAAGATCAGCAGAGATTTTAGCAAGACGGTAAAATCAAGAGTCAATCAATATTTTGAAGATAACAATCTCTCCAGGCATGCCAACTTCGAGATGGTATCGAAGACCGTTATTCTTTTGACACTCTATTTTGGTGCCTATGCTATGATTTTATCCGGTCAGTTTTCCCTTGGGGTGATGTGGTTTCTTTCAGTCGTTATGGGAATAGGAATGGCCGGAATTGGCTTTTCCATTTCACACGATGCCCTTCACGGTGCATACTCTTCAAATTCCACCATAAATAAACTGCTTGGTTATACTTTCGACCTAATGGGTGCCAACGGATATATCTGGAAAATAACGCATAACATCATCCACCACACCTATACAAACATTCACGGGCATGATGAGGATCTGGAAGTTGCTGAATTCATACGGCTCTCTCCGCATTCAGAATATAAACCTGTTCACCGGGTTCAACACATATTGGCGTTTTTTGCTTATAGTTTTGCAACTTTCTTCTGGGTATTTATTAAAGATTACAGATATTTTTTCAAAGAAAACCTCGGGCCGTATGAAAATAAATCACATCCCGTAAGTGAATGGATTACCCTAATTGTTACTAAAATTCTTTATTACTCATATACACTTGTAATTCCTTACCTGGTTCTCGATATAACGATACTTCAACTTTTTATTGGATTTGCATCTCTTCATCTCACAGCGGGGTTGATCCTGGGAATTATTTTTCAACTGGCACATGTGGTTGAAGAAACCGACCATCCCGAGCCGAATGAAGAGAACATGATTGATGAACATTGGGCCATACATGAAATGGTAACTACCAATAATTTTGCCAGGGATAACAAACTGTTATCATGGTATATTGGAGGGCTAAATTTTCAAATTGAACACCATCTCTTTCCAAAAGTTTGCAGTATTCACTACCCGGAGATTAGCAAAATAGTTGAAAAAACGGCAAACGAGTTTGATATCCCATACAATCACCATGAGACCTTCCGCGAGGCCGTGGCTTCTCATTACCGAACACTTAAAAAATTTGGTGATCCCAATTTTGAATACTCTCATGCCCGGACATAA
- a CDS encoding SDR family NAD(P)-dependent oxidoreductase — translation MNLTGKNAIVTGASSGIGISFSKKLIAKGARVYGLARRLNKLNEVREHLGESFIPVKMDITKPNDIQQWVKETFSEDTLPHVLINNAGLGIFGNVEKLSIEDWNTMVETNLNGVFYLTHELVPYMKDSEEYNHIINISSIAGLLGNPQLSGYNATKYGVRGFSEALFKELRYHNIKVTAMFPGSISTHFFDRVGNETHSNMLQPDDVADTLIHLLETPDNFLVNEITLRPLNPKNPNEK, via the coding sequence ATGAATTTAACAGGAAAAAACGCCATTGTAACTGGTGCAAGCAGCGGAATTGGTATCTCATTCAGTAAAAAATTGATTGCGAAAGGTGCCAGGGTATACGGACTTGCACGAAGATTGAATAAACTTAATGAAGTTCGAGAACACCTTGGCGAATCTTTTATTCCCGTAAAAATGGATATTACCAAACCCAATGACATTCAGCAGTGGGTAAAAGAAACGTTTTCGGAAGATACTTTACCTCACGTTCTTATTAATAACGCAGGCCTCGGTATTTTTGGTAATGTGGAAAAACTTTCCATTGAGGATTGGAACACTATGGTTGAGACAAATCTGAATGGCGTTTTCTACCTGACACACGAACTGGTTCCATATATGAAAGATTCTGAGGAATACAATCATATCATTAACATCTCATCTATTGCCGGTTTACTCGGAAATCCTCAGCTTTCCGGATACAACGCTACAAAATATGGAGTTCGGGGTTTTAGTGAAGCGTTATTTAAAGAGCTCAGGTATCATAATATTAAAGTAACCGCCATGTTTCCGGGTTCAATATCAACCCATTTTTTCGATAGAGTTGGCAATGAAACGCATTCCAATATGCTTCAACCTGATGATGTTGCCGATACATTAATCCACCTGCTGGAAACACCCGATAATTTCCTGGTAAATGAAATTACACTTCGGCCATTGAATCCAAAAAATCCGAACGAGAAGTGA
- a CDS encoding DinB family protein, producing the protein MKKIISCTFSFLLLILIALPLHAQNDVKGFFDQQFSYASRVLQLAEAMPADKYSWRPMEGVSSTGEIYLHIAQANYGMLGAIGVSSPEGLNLESIDSNDKQSVIEALSESIDFVSSAVEGLPQSTLGNTFEMYGRTMKGEQVLMFMLNHMSEHVGQSIAYARMNEIVPPWSE; encoded by the coding sequence ATGAAAAAAATTATTAGCTGTACATTCAGTTTTCTGCTTTTAATCTTAATTGCACTGCCGTTACATGCTCAGAATGATGTTAAAGGTTTTTTTGATCAACAGTTTTCATATGCTTCAAGAGTATTACAACTTGCAGAAGCAATGCCTGCAGATAAATATTCCTGGCGTCCCATGGAAGGAGTAAGCTCAACAGGTGAAATATATTTGCATATTGCACAGGCTAATTATGGTATGTTGGGGGCTATAGGTGTTTCAAGTCCGGAGGGACTCAACCTGGAATCCATAGACTCAAATGATAAACAAAGTGTTATCGAGGCACTCTCAGAATCTATTGATTTTGTCTCTTCGGCTGTTGAAGGATTACCGCAATCCACTTTGGGGAATACGTTTGAAATGTATGGACGAACGATGAAAGGAGAACAAGTTCTGATGTTTATGTTAAATCACATGAGTGAACATGTGGGGCAATCGATTGCTTATGCAAGAATGAATGAGATTGTTCCACCATGGAGTGAATAG
- the hflK gene encoding FtsH protease activity modulator HflK — protein MDEFNNPLKGTDIPPQVQKLLGNFKLIAIVIIVAIFSFLSFYTVEPEEVGVIQRFGEYQRIAEPGLNFKIPLAETVKIVPVERQLKQEFGYRTVESGVQSQYQKAGYGGESLMLTGDLNLADVEWVVQYRISDPYRYLFKVRNPDNTLRDMSEAAMREVVGNRTVNEVLTIGRASVAARVQAILQEMNTEYETGMQIEQVVLQDINPPDPVKPSFNAVNEAQQQRETLINKARSDYNRVIPRARGEAERTIQQAEGYATNRTNRALGEVAAFNDLYTEYVRAPQVTKRRIYYETMQELLPKISNKVITDQDGANVLPLLQMQMDGINRLNQNENDNSNNE, from the coding sequence ATGGACGAATTTAATAATCCTCTTAAGGGGACAGACATCCCGCCCCAGGTACAAAAATTACTGGGAAATTTTAAACTAATTGCAATTGTCATTATAGTGGCAATTTTCTCTTTTTTATCATTTTACACAGTAGAACCCGAGGAGGTTGGTGTTATACAGCGGTTTGGAGAATACCAGCGAATAGCTGAACCGGGACTGAATTTTAAAATACCACTTGCAGAAACAGTAAAAATTGTACCTGTAGAGCGGCAACTGAAGCAGGAATTTGGTTATCGCACTGTTGAATCGGGTGTTCAATCACAATACCAGAAAGCCGGGTATGGCGGTGAATCGTTAATGCTGACGGGAGACCTGAACCTGGCAGATGTAGAGTGGGTAGTACAATACCGGATATCCGATCCATATAGATACCTGTTCAAAGTTCGCAACCCTGATAATACCCTTCGTGATATGTCGGAAGCGGCCATGCGGGAGGTTGTGGGAAACCGAACAGTAAATGAAGTATTAACAATAGGGCGGGCCTCTGTTGCTGCACGTGTTCAGGCAATTCTGCAGGAAATGAATACTGAGTACGAAACAGGTATGCAGATTGAACAGGTAGTGTTACAGGATATCAATCCTCCGGACCCGGTGAAGCCTTCCTTTAATGCAGTTAACGAGGCTCAACAGCAGCGTGAAACATTGATAAACAAAGCCCGATCTGATTATAACCGTGTGATTCCGAGAGCAAGGGGAGAGGCAGAACGGACTATTCAACAGGCAGAAGGGTATGCTACGAACCGGACAAATAGAGCACTGGGTGAAGTTGCAGCCTTCAATGATCTTTATACAGAGTATGTGCGTGCACCACAGGTTACAAAGCGGAGAATCTATTATGAAACCATGCAAGAGCTACTCCCGAAAATTAGCAATAAGGTAATTACAGATCAGGATGGTGCAAATGTATTGCCTTTATTGCAGATGCAAATGGATGGTATCAATAGGTTAAACCAAAATGAGAATGATAATTCAAATAACGAATAA
- a CDS encoding ATP-binding protein, which yields MDAKNMIDRNLYPEIEKRLFGGKAILLIGPRQVGKTTLIKEILKDLGEKYLFLDGDDPTVRDQLDNPNTERIRQIIGQFTVVFIDEAQRISNIGLTSKIIVDQFPEKQLILSGSSAFELGENMQEPLTGRKWTYQLYPISWNEWENHNGFMKAEQDFENRLIYGFYPDVLNHPREPEDILSELVDSYLYKDILNYAGIRKPEKIQKLVQAIAYQVGQEVVYKEVGDLVGLDPKTVSNYIDILEKAYVLFSLPSFSRNLRNEIKRNRKIYFYDNGVRNAVINAFHPIENRQDIGALWENFLISERLKLHSYYKIRSNRYFWRTKQQQEVDYVEELDGNIFGFEFKWSPKRKIRFPKTFVKNYNATVKGVNRDNFREFLSL from the coding sequence ATGGATGCCAAGAATATGATAGACAGGAATTTATATCCGGAAATTGAAAAAAGATTATTTGGAGGGAAAGCAATACTACTCATTGGTCCCAGGCAGGTTGGGAAAACTACCTTGATAAAAGAGATTCTTAAGGATTTGGGTGAAAAATATCTTTTTTTGGATGGGGACGATCCAACAGTGAGGGACCAGCTTGATAACCCGAATACGGAGCGAATAAGGCAAATAATTGGTCAATTTACAGTGGTTTTTATTGATGAAGCACAACGTATTTCAAACATAGGTTTAACTTCAAAAATAATCGTGGATCAGTTTCCGGAGAAACAATTAATCCTGAGCGGCTCATCAGCTTTTGAGTTAGGAGAAAATATGCAAGAGCCTTTAACCGGCAGGAAATGGACCTATCAGCTTTATCCGATTAGCTGGAATGAGTGGGAAAATCATAATGGTTTCATGAAAGCTGAACAAGATTTTGAAAACAGGCTGATTTATGGCTTTTATCCGGATGTTTTGAATCATCCCAGGGAACCTGAAGATATTTTAAGTGAACTGGTTGATAGTTATCTGTACAAAGATATTCTAAATTATGCGGGCATTCGTAAACCCGAAAAGATCCAGAAACTTGTACAAGCTATTGCATATCAGGTGGGGCAAGAAGTGGTTTATAAGGAAGTGGGAGATTTAGTTGGATTAGATCCTAAAACGGTTAGCAACTATATAGACATTCTTGAGAAGGCATATGTACTATTCAGTTTACCGTCTTTTAGCAGAAACCTGCGTAATGAAATAAAGAGGAACAGAAAGATATACTTTTATGATAATGGAGTGAGAAATGCAGTTATAAATGCATTTCACCCAATAGAAAATCGTCAGGATATAGGTGCACTCTGGGAAAATTTTCTAATTAGTGAACGGCTAAAACTGCATAGTTACTATAAAATTCGTTCCAACAGATATTTTTGGAGAACGAAACAGCAGCAAGAGGTAGATTATGTAGAAGAGTTGGACGGAAATATTTTCGGCTTTGAGTTCAAATGGAGTCCTAAAAGAAAAATTCGGTTTCCAAAAACATTTGTCAAAAATTACAATGCAACCGTAAAGGGCGTCAATCGCGACAATTTCCGTGAATTTTTATCTCTTTAG
- the hflC gene encoding protease modulator HflC, with the protein MKKKQIIIIALFLALFLVMFDGFYSVDETEQVIITQFGAPVGEAVVDPGLKMKIPFIQKVNRFDKRFLEWDGDQNQVPTKDKKFIFVDSYARWHITDPLQFFQRMRDERGAQSRLDDILDGETRNAVASHDLLELVRTSNREPDVEGEVYEVLEDSLETIDVGRSAIQDIVLELANERTTDLGIEVLDFRFKRINYVEDVRQTVYDRMISERNKIADLFRSEGQGEASRIEGEKERELLEIQSEAFRQAREIRGRGDAEAASIYNEAYNRNTSTRELYDFIKAMEAYETSFDGNTSIFLSTDSDFFKYLKSID; encoded by the coding sequence ATGAAAAAGAAACAGATAATTATCATAGCATTATTTCTCGCACTGTTCCTGGTGATGTTTGACGGATTTTATTCCGTGGATGAAACAGAACAGGTTATCATTACGCAATTTGGTGCACCAGTGGGGGAGGCTGTAGTTGACCCGGGACTAAAAATGAAAATTCCTTTTATTCAAAAAGTTAACCGATTTGATAAAAGATTCCTGGAGTGGGATGGCGATCAAAATCAGGTGCCCACTAAAGACAAGAAATTTATATTTGTTGATTCCTATGCAAGGTGGCATATTACCGATCCGTTGCAGTTTTTCCAGCGAATGCGGGATGAGCGCGGTGCACAATCCAGACTGGATGATATCCTGGACGGAGAAACACGAAACGCAGTAGCTTCTCACGATTTATTAGAATTAGTCCGTACATCCAACAGGGAACCCGATGTAGAAGGGGAAGTTTATGAAGTGTTAGAAGATTCTCTGGAAACGATTGATGTAGGACGAAGCGCTATCCAGGATATCGTACTGGAATTGGCAAACGAGCGGACAACCGATTTGGGTATTGAAGTTCTCGATTTCCGTTTCAAACGGATTAACTATGTAGAAGATGTCCGGCAAACTGTTTATGACCGTATGATTAGTGAGAGGAATAAAATTGCCGATCTCTTTCGTTCGGAGGGACAGGGAGAAGCATCCCGAATTGAAGGGGAAAAAGAACGAGAGCTTCTTGAAATACAGTCTGAGGCATTCCGGCAGGCAAGGGAAATCCGGGGTCGCGGAGATGCGGAGGCAGCATCGATCTATAATGAGGCATATAACCGGAATACATCCACTCGTGAACTCTATGATTTCATCAAGGCGATGGAAGCATATGAGACATCATTTGACGGGAATACATCTATTTTTCTCTCCACTGACAGCGACTTTTTTAAATACTTGAAGTCGATAGACTGA